The Engraulis encrasicolus isolate BLACKSEA-1 chromosome 24, IST_EnEncr_1.0, whole genome shotgun sequence DNA window tgagggactgtttttcattcaccatcccaattgcaaatgtgaaaaagactctacaattgagcttttgcaagatattgaaatataatgctgttgtcagtgatgtcatcatgacgagaagcaagtggaggaggcaagtggaggaggcaaggtcgcatattaaaacgcactcagtgcctgaagtgcacaagtgcaccatttgagattcagcaactgtgaaagatggtggccagagtaggcatcgCAACTACACTGTTCAGTGAAATTGTGTTGTCTACTGCCAGAGTTTATGTTTTCATGATTTATGAATGATATATTTAatcaactaatatttactagtatgaccaaagtacagtatgtcagCTGAAAAGGCCCctttctggaaatccaaaatggcagaccatggagaaaatcccccttttcatgtttgaaaattataatgaatacttacaatttgatggtggtgattccggtaagtattcatgaaaaagccaacatttgtgaatgggcagcatgaattctggaaataaactactaaaaaaattACATAGTGCACTTTTAAACAGAAACAGATCATCTTTCTCCATCATCATATACAGTAATCggccattttttaaaatatatttttagggaattttatgcctttatttgataggacagtctgagatggtgacaggaagccagtggggcaaagagacagggtgggatcgggaaatgaccccggccggactcgaaccggggtccccgtgggcatgcaagcccaaatgtggggggcttagcccgCTTAGCCGGCCATTTTTGCTTGTCTGTTAAGCAGGGTTTTACGCGACATTTGACAGAGAAAGCAGAGAAGAGAACACCAACATCCCAACAGTGGGAGCACACACAGTACAAGGCAGATAAAAAGAGAAATGCACATTATCCAGTTTAACaaaagctttattttttttactcacaTAGAATGTAAGGATTAAGAATTTTTAGAGGTGATTTTTTTTGCACGTGATCAACATTCAGGAGACATGAGCAGAACGTAATGTAAGAATTTATAAACTaccaaaaaagtttttttcccccccccaaattGACAACTTTAATAGGAACAGAACATACAACAGAACAAATTATGTGATAGAAATGATAGAATGATAATGACAGAATATAGCATAATGTGTACACAATCATAAAagtagtagcacacacacagtgacagtacTTGGGAGAGTGtggaacaaaaaatgttttgacaTCTTTTGGCTACAATGTAGACTAACATTAGTGGAGCCCTGCACAGTCCCTCTGCCATGACTATGTCATTTGTTTAACAATTGCTAGAAATTGTGATAGTGTAACTTTTTTCCATATAGAACTTTTTTTTGACAGAACTGCTTTTGGGTCATGTGCGATGATAAACAATTGTAATGCATGCCTGGCGACCAATAGGAAAGCAGCATAATTTGAAATGACACTGATCTACCCAATGATGCTCAGTGGGAAGTACTTGCCCATTGCCACCCTCTCACCCATTGACATACCCTCCAAGTCATCCAGCTGCTCCAACATCTCCTGCAGCTCTATCCAATCATCGACTGCCTTCTTCGCCTTCTCATAGCCAATGAGCTCGTTCAGCGCCATGTCCCCATCAGGACATGCAGTCAGGCAGTCAACGAGCTTCTGACGGGGGAAAGACAGGCCATCCTCACTGGGAACGTGGAAGGCCAGGGCCACGTGATCCCACACGTAAAACACCTTCTCGTTAACACGCTGTGCACTGACCTGTCTCCTGTCATGTCTGGTTTTCAGCCTAAATTCATGAGTTTCTGAGATGGCCTGAGCACGCCAGATAATCTCCCCATTGCGGTAGGCACACATACCTTCCTCATTATCGCCCAGTATTGGGAAATTATCATAGCAGTGAACATCAGGGCAGTGGACCATCACACTGTACATGATCTCCTGCTTGTACACAACAGTCTGCCACACTCTAAGGATGGGCTCCTTCTCGCCACAGAACTGAGAACGGTAGGCTTCCAGAACCTCCTTCAGTGGTAAGGTAAAGCGGAAGTTTCCGTAGCGAGACCCGTCCTTGAACACAGGTGAGGTGGTGAACTTGCGCAGGAACGgcatttttctcctcttctcctcttcagtgCGATCAGGGAAGACCTTGTCCAGGTACCTCTGCTCCGCCCCACCGACCTCCTCTGGACCAATTGCAAGGTCCCACCACACGATGGCGCTGCTCTTCCCAATAAATCCCATCAGGCTCATGACAGTATTCATGCCCTCTTCAGTAGTCACGTGAGCGATATGGGACACATGGAACTCCACAGGACGAGGATAATGTGGGACGATCTCTTTATCCTCTGTCATTTCATTGGCTGCAGCCACTTGCTTCCCAATGTACTGATTTTTTTCAAAGCAGAAGCATTCATCCATGAGTTGCCCAACAGTCATGTGGACGCCGCACACAtggctctcctctatccccctttcaTTGACCTGCTGATGAATGATGTGGCCCGTGCCCTTCATGTCATCCCTTTGCTCTTGGCCAGAATTCCCCACTGCAAGCTGCTCATAGTACCCCAACCCAGGGTGTTGCTGTTGACCAGAATTCCTCATATGATGTTGTTGGCCAGAATTCCCTCCTCTCCCACGTCTATTTGGGTAGTATCCAGCCAT harbors:
- the LOC134441247 gene encoding uncharacterized protein LOC134441247; the protein is MAGYYPNRRGRGGNSGQQHHMRNSGQQQHPGLGYYEQLAVGNSGQEQRDDMKGTGHIIHQQVNERGIEESHVCGVHMTVGQLMDECFCFEKNQYIGKQVAAANEMTEDKEIVPHYPRPVEFHVSHIAHVTTEEGMNTVMSLMGFIGKSSAIVWWDLAIGPEEVGGAEQRYLDKVFPDRTEEEKRRKMPFLRKFTTSPVFKDGSRYGNFRFTLPLKEVLEAYRSQFCGEKEPILRVWQTVVYKQEIMYSVMVHCPDVHCYDNFPILGDNEEGMCAYRNGEIIWRAQAISETHEFRLKTRHDRRQVSAQRVNEKVFYVWDHVALAFHVPSEDGLSFPRQKLVDCLTACPDGDMALNELIGYEKAKKAVDDWIELQEMLEQLDDLEGMSMGERVAMGKYFPLSIIG